The window TCCGTAATCCTTTTTCCTTTATCCTTTTTGTAACACATCATTGACAAACCTACAACTACAATTTTTCCGCAAAAGCAAGCCATTTTCCGTTTTTTAATGCCCCCCGCAGTTTCGTTTGACGTTTGTGGGATCCAGTTCAAATCCGGTCTTGGTCTGTAAAAATCCTGCGGCCAAAGCGGCCGCTTTAACCTCGTCCGAATCAATTGAAATACGCATTTTTTGCACCCCGGCGGTGGCAAAAAATGCAGCGGCGGCCTTGATCAGACCGTCACCGATCTCTTTTTGTTGAAATTCCAACTGCGTCACTTCGGGAATATCTCCCGCATTGACGGCGATTCGTCCGATTACGCCGTCCGCATCCTCTGCAATCCAGCAAAATTGTCCGTTATTTAAATCGTTGCGCTTGATACAAATCATTGCTTGTGTACACCTTTTATCTGTTTTTCAGCGTCGCAACCTCCTGCGGGGTCAATTCGCGATATTTCCCAACCGGAAGCCCGCCCAATTTCACCCCGCCTTCGGCGATTCTCTTCAACCGCAGAACCGAGAGCCCCAACACCTCACAGATGCGGCGGATATGGCGGTTTTTGCCCTCGGTGAGTGCAATTTCCAGCACAGTACGGTTCTCTTTTTCCTCGATCAGCTGAATCCGTTTGACGTTCAGGAGTTCACCCTCACTGTCCACGCCCTCTAAAAAAGCCAGTTCGGTCTCGGGCGTGATCTTGCCTTCCACGGTCACGCGGTAGGTTTTGCCGACTTCATAAGACGGGTGCGAAATCTTCTGTGCAAACGCACCGTCGTTTGTTAAAAGCAAAAGCCCTTCGGAATCACGGTCAAGCCGTCCGACCGGATAAAGGCGCGTATTGAGATCGGCCACCAGATCGGTGACGCACTTACGTCCCAACTCGTCCTTCGCGGTGGTGACATAGCCACGCGGTTTGTTTAGCATTATGTAAATTTTTCGGTCGACGGTCGGGCCGATGCGCTCCCCGTCGACGGTTAAAAGATCCCGCGAGGTCGCTTTTTCACCCAGCGAGACCGGTCTTCCGTTGCGCTTCACCCTGCCCTGCTCAATCAGCTTTTCGGCAGCGCGACGGGAGCAGATTCCCCACTCCGACATCAATTTTTGTATGCGTTCTCCTGCATCAGGCATATATTTTTACCATCCTTCATCTGAAAAATTATTTTCAAACTTTAATCCTTTCTGCCGAATAGGCGTTCGAAAAATCCCGGTGTTTTCGCCTGAGGGTCAATGCAGTCGCTGAGTGCGATCAAAGAAATTTTGGCGACCACACGGTCGTTGTAGATATATTCGATATTCCCGAGCGTATCCCCGGCGCGGATCGGTGCATTTACAAACTCCGGCAGGTTGATTTTTGTGATTACGGCATTTCGGTCCCCCGCGATACAAGCCACACTCGCGCTTCCGGAGGGGATTACCGAAATATTCTGCGTTGTGCCCGCTACAGGGACATTATATTCGATTTGCTCCGGTGTAAACGATAATAACTCAACCGAAGAAAAGCCCAAATCCAGCAAAGCGGTATGGTCGGCCCAATCGTTAGGCGCGTTTAATGTGACGCAGATGATCGTGATGCCGTCCCGCTCTGCCGCCGAGACCAGACAACGACCCGATTTTTTGGTAAAACCGGTCTTAACGCCGATGGCGCCGTCGTAGCTGCGCAGCATGCGGTTGTTATTCATCAGCAGGCGGCGGTACGGCGGATTGCCATAGGTCGCCTCCGCTGATTTGGAGGAACAGATGGTTCTGAATTCTTCATTCTCCAACGCTTCGGCGGCCAATAAAGCCATATCGTAAGCCGTGGAATAATGATTTTTGGCATCCAGTCCGCTCGGCGTGGCAAATGATGTGTTTTTCATGCCGATCTCAACAGCAGTCCGATTCATCAGCTCGACAAATTTTGAAATCGACCCACAGATACGCACTGCGGCGGCATTGGCCGCGTCGTTGCCCGAGACGGTTAGCATACCCACGGCAAGCGCCCGTAAAGACGCTTGGTCGCCGACCCGCAATCCCATTGAAGAACCCTCGACGGTAATGGCCGCAGTGTCGACCGTGAAATAGTCATCCAGGTTTTGCTGTTGAAGGGTCAGCATTGCCGTCATGATTTTGGTCGTGCTGGCCATCGGCAGCAATTCGTCCGCGTTTTTGCTCCAGATGATCTTGCGGCTGTCGGCCTCAATGATTACGGCGGCTTCTGCGCTGATGTCGTTTTGCGAAACCGTCAAGACCTCTGAAACCGGTTTTAAAACATCGACAATTTCCCCGGCAACAGGACTTGTACCCGGATTAAAAATCAGTGAAAAGCAGATGGCCGCTGCTGCAAGAACGGCGGCAAGCGCGACGAGTTTTTTCCTCATGTGATTTCGGCACTCCTCTCAGGTCGGCATACGGACATACGGCGTTTAACCGCATCCATACAAAATTCAGGGATATCCCCTTGAATTTTATGCCGCCTGTCCGCCGTTATTCGCCGTCCGTTGTCATTTCGGATTTCTTGTCTTTATCTTTTTCTTTATCCTTTTTGAAAAGCGAGACAACTTTATCGAACATCTCCGGTACCAGAGCCGCGACTCTGTCCACCGGCTCGCCGGACGAACCGATCGGAATCAATCGGACGCCCTCGGAAGAGACCACTAAAAATGCGATCGGGTTGATTGTGACGCCGGCGCCTCCGCCGCCTCCGAAATTCGTTTTGGGCGCGGTTTTGCCGTCAAAATCGGAGCCGCCCGAAGCGAATCCGAACGAGACTTTTGACACCGGAATGATCATCGTGCCGTCCGGAGCTGTGACCGGTGTACCGACGATTGTGTTGACGTCCACCATCTGCTTGATGTTCTCCATCGTAGTCTGCATGATTGAAGACAGAGGATGCATTTC is drawn from Oscillospiraceae bacterium and contains these coding sequences:
- a CDS encoding pseudouridine synthase, encoding MPDAGERIQKLMSEWGICSRRAAEKLIEQGRVKRNGRPVSLGEKATSRDLLTVDGERIGPTVDRKIYIMLNKPRGYVTTAKDELGRKCVTDLVADLNTRLYPVGRLDRDSEGLLLLTNDGAFAQKISHPSYEVGKTYRVTVEGKITPETELAFLEGVDSEGELLNVKRIQLIEEKENRTVLEIALTEGKNRHIRRICEVLGLSVLRLKRIAEGGVKLGGLPVGKYRELTPQEVATLKNR
- a CDS encoding D-alanyl-D-alanine carboxypeptidase family protein, encoding MRKKLVALAAVLAAAAICFSLIFNPGTSPVAGEIVDVLKPVSEVLTVSQNDISAEAAVIIEADSRKIIWSKNADELLPMASTTKIMTAMLTLQQQNLDDYFTVDTAAITVEGSSMGLRVGDQASLRALAVGMLTVSGNDAANAAAVRICGSISKFVELMNRTAVEIGMKNTSFATPSGLDAKNHYSTAYDMALLAAEALENEEFRTICSSKSAEATYGNPPYRRLLMNNNRMLRSYDGAIGVKTGFTKKSGRCLVSAAERDGITIICVTLNAPNDWADHTALLDLGFSSVELLSFTPEQIEYNVPVAGTTQNISVIPSGSASVACIAGDRNAVITKINLPEFVNAPIRAGDTLGNIEYIYNDRVVAKISLIALSDCIDPQAKTPGFFERLFGRKD
- the ytfJ gene encoding GerW family sporulation protein, translating into MEMHPLSSIMQTTMENIKQMVDVNTIVGTPVTAPDGTMIIPVSKVSFGFASGGSDFDGKTAPKTNFGGGGGAGVTINPIAFLVVSSEGVRLIPIGSSGEPVDRVAALVPEMFDKVVSLFKKDKEKDKDKKSEMTTDGE